The following are from one region of the Bactrocera oleae isolate idBacOlea1 chromosome 6, idBacOlea1, whole genome shotgun sequence genome:
- the ImpE2 gene encoding 20-hydroxyecdysone protein translates to MRFTKVGLMPTILLLLVVSVQAGLVHRQSRNENLIAAPAEENLIPVQIVQEGQQLETEQIKPQPVPQASETEQLKTTVENNEAPGPQNIAEEIAEPVETADNLQTANALLESESERQQDEQIIQQEVKQAILGENRELLQAATIAEEATQIQEAKEPQQLLKQAQEINIELKNGVPAEAYEAAVAYFNAPEAPAAELNTADDVKSNDQLKSESLVIDSLPVESQNAVAVEQLVSNEPIAVVDIIADEPAPASVDQLRQVAAVAAATQATPTQTTTQQNFVQQLIQNSPLGQFFGQLSGQQQQQQLATPGVQVAADQPATPAPTLPGFLNPQNAITQVQNAAQSVANATAQAFQGVQQFANNLGTQFQNTLSSLGGQQQQVQLSTADSTTQRPPGPIQSLISNLVGGNTPAAGAVGVTGATPNPAQQGPFQGIISFLQGGNRPPAAATSGTVVAIAPAPAGSIISADPLQVDNKVDEVKTDELTNAVAEPEQLPGEEGGEVDQSDNEVRNSAEVGLDSLEDGNTDQLIIVEDDASQQGRKNVEKAKKVV, encoded by the coding sequence ATGCGGTTTACAAAGGTCGGCTTGATGCCTACTATCTTGCTGTTACTCGTTGTCAGCGTGCAAGCTGGGCTTGTACATAGACAAAGTCGCAATGAAAACTTAATTGCAGCTCCCGCTGAGGAGAATCTGATACCAGTGCAGATTGTACAAGAAGGTCAGCAGTTGGAAACCGAGCAGATTAAGCCACAACCAGTACCACAGGCTAGCGAAACTGAACAATTGAAAACCACCGTAGAAAATAACGAAGCTCCCGGACCCCAAAACATCGCTGAGGAAATAGCAGAGCCCGTTGAAACTGCAGATAATTTGCAAACCGCTAATGCTTTGCTCGAAAGCGAAAGCGAAAGGCAGCAGGATGAGCAAATTATTCAACAGGAAGTCAAACAGGCGATATTAGGTGAGAATCGTGAGCTCTTGCAGGCTGCAACCATTGCTGAGGAGGCAACGCAAATACAGGAGGCCAAGGAACCGCAGCAGCTACTGAAACAAGCGCAGGAAATCAATATCGAGCTGAAGAATGGTGTACCGGCTGAAGCCTACGAAGCCGCTGTCGCATATTTCAATGCACCTGAGGCTCCAGCCGCGGAGTTGAATACTGCAGATGATGTAAAAAGCAACGACCAGTTGAAATCCGAATCGTTGGTCATCGACAGTTTGCCTGTTGAGTCTCAAAATGCTGTTGCTGTGGAACAGCTTGTTTCCAATGAACCCATTGCGGTTGTTGATATCATCGCCGATGAGCCTGCGCCTGCCTCTGTCGACCAACTACGTCAGGTAGCAGCTGTTGCAGCCGCCACACAAGCTACGCCCACCCAAACCACCACCCAACAGAACTTTGTCCAACaattaatacaaaattcgcCGCTTGGTCAGTTTTTTGGACAACTGTCtggccaacagcaacaacagcagttgGCAACGCCAGGCGTACAAGTAGCTGCTGATCAGCCTGCTACACCCGCACCAACACTGCCCGGATTTCTGAATCCTCAAAACGCTATAACTCAGGTCCAGAATGCTGCACAGAGCGTTGCAAATGCCACCGCACAAGCTTTCCAGGGCGTTCAACAGTTTGCGAATAATTTGGGTACACAATTTCAAAACACACTATCGAGCTTGGGTGGCCAACAGCAACAAGTTCAGCTAAGTACTGCCGATTCAACCACACAACGTCCTCCTGGTCCCATACAGTCGTTGATTAGCAATTTGGTCGGTGGCAATACACCAGCTGCGGGTGCAGTTGGAGTTACCGGTGCTACTCCCAATCCCGCTCAACAAGGTCCTTTCCAAGGTATTATCAGCTTTTTGCAGGGCGGCAATCGACCACCAGCCGCTGCTACTAGTGGCACCGTAGTGGCTATTGCACCAGCTCCAGCTGGCTCCATTATATCTGCAGACCCTTTACAGGTGGACAACAAAGTTGACGAGGTCAAAACAGATGAGTTGACAAATGCAGTGGCAGAGCCAGAACAGCTGCCAGGAGAGGAAGGTGGAGAGGTTGATCAGTCCGACAATGAAGTGCGCAACAGCGCCGAAGTTGGTCTCGACTCCCTGGAGGATGGCAATACGGATCAGTTGATCATTGTCGAAGACGACGCAAGTCAGCAGGGACGGAAGAATGTTGAAAAGGCCAAGAAGGTAGTATAG